The Oecophyllibacter saccharovorans sequence TCAGACAGATCAATCCGCTTGTTTCCGTCTCAACCTGGCAGGCACAGGCCAGCCCTGAGCAACTGGCCTCTTTGCTGGGCCCTGACAGCCCCCATTCCTGGACGGTGGTATGTGACGGCACAGACAACGCGACGGCACGCGTGGCGATTTCAGATGCCTGTCTTCGCTACGGGGTGCCGCTGGTGTCAGGCTCGGCCCAGGGGTTTTCCGGTCAGCTGATCGTCTTTCACAATCAGGCAGGTTCTCCGTGTTACCGCTGCCTTTACCCTGAAGTGGAAGAAGCACCGGTAACCGGTTGCGCCGCCGCAGGTGTCATGGGGGCCGTTACCTCTGTCATGGCCGGCTTCATGGCCCTTGAAGTCTACCGGCTCATAATCGGAACAGGCGACAGGACCCACGAGCCTGCTACAGAGATCATGCTCTGGGAAGGGCTGGACGGTTCGATACGCCGTTTTCCCCTCACCAAGGTCCCGACCTGCCGTGGACCCCACGGCCGCGTGTTGAAGAGCGAGGCTTGAAAGCAACTACTGGAGCCTCATGACAGACACGCAGTCACCGCCTCTTTTCCTGACCCTGGCTGATGACAGCTGGCAGCGGGCTTATCATGCTTTTGTCCTAGCCGCGGGGGCTCTGGCACTGGAGAGGGAAGTCGTTCTTTTCGCCGGTGGAAAATCAGTTCTTGCCCTGACCCGAACAGCTGACAGGCTGCAGGATCAACCTGCGGAAGAGGAAATGCGCCGCAAAGCCCTGCCCACCCTGCTGGAACTCAGGACGGCGTGTCTGGACCTGGGGATGCGGCTTCTGGCGTGCGAAAGCGGCATGCGCCTTGCCGGGCTGAGTCCGGGCGATCTGTGCGAAAGCGTGGAGGTGGGTGGCGTGGTGGAATTCCTGGTCCTGGCAGGCACACGGCCCATCACAGCTCTCTGATCGCCTGGCCCAGGCAAGATCCCTGCCGGTCAGAGCGGGGCACAGGCAGTTTCCAGCCACTGGCGCTCTTTACCTTCCAGATGTGGGCTCACCCGCCGCCATGTTTCAGCATGATAAGCGTCAACCCAGCGCCGTTCTTGGGGCGTGAGCAATGCGGTGTCGATCAGTTGGCGGTCAATGGGTGTGTAGCTCAGCGTCTCGAACTCCAGAAAAGGTCCCCGCGGGCCTTTGACATCATTTTCACGCACGAGCAGCAGATTTTCTATCCGGATGCCGAACGCGCCGGGTTCGTAATAGGCCGGCTCATTGGAAAGAATCATACCGGCCTGCAAGGCGGTCGGCCGTGGCGCAGGCGAGATTGATTGCGGCCCTTCATGCACCGAGAGATAACTGCCAATCCCGTGCCCGGTGCCATGATCATAATCCAGCCCGGCTTCCCACAGGGCAGCCCGGGCCAGTGTATCAAGCCGGTAGCCGGGCGTGCCGGCGGGAAAGCGCGCCCGTGCCAGGGCGATATGGCCTTTGAGAACGCGTGTGAAAGCGTTTCTGACATGCTGCGGCGGCTGCGCGCCCGCTTCACCAAGCCAGACCGTACGCGTGATATCGGTCGTGCCGAAATGATATTGCCCGCCACTGTCCACCAGATAGACAGAATTGGGCGTCAGAACACGGTCTTTGCCCGCTTCGGCCCGGTAATGGGGTGAAGCGCCATTGGGTCCAACGCCAGAAATGGTTTCAAAACTGAGCCCGGCGCATTCCGGGGCAGCCCGACGAAAATCATTCAGTTGTGCTGCCAGCGCAGTTTCGCTTTCGCCGATCCCATGCTGCGTCAGCCAGCTCAGGAAGCGGGCCATGGCAATGCCGTCTAGGGCCTGGGCTTTCCTGTGGCCTTCCTGCTCGACGGGATTTTTCAGGGCTTTCGGCAATGTGCACAGGTCAGGGGCCAGCACCGGCGTCACTCCACCTGCTTCAAGCTGTTCGACAAACCAGGCGGGAGTGGTGGCGGGGTCAAGCCGGACCTTCTGGCC is a genomic window containing:
- a CDS encoding DsrE/DsrF/DrsH-like family protein — translated: MTDTQSPPLFLTLADDSWQRAYHAFVLAAGALALEREVVLFAGGKSVLALTRTADRLQDQPAEEEMRRKALPTLLELRTACLDLGMRLLACESGMRLAGLSPGDLCESVEVGGVVEFLVLAGTRPITAL
- a CDS encoding HesA/MoeB/ThiF family protein, which codes for MSLHGQEMHFSPEELERYSRQILLPQVGAAGQARLRNASVLVIGAGGLGAPLLGQLAGAGIGQLGIVDPDEVSLSNLHRQTLYSMDDIGRPKVAAAEQRLRQINPLVSVSTWQAQASPEQLASLLGPDSPHSWTVVCDGTDNATARVAISDACLRYGVPLVSGSAQGFSGQLIVFHNQAGSPCYRCLYPEVEEAPVTGCAAAGVMGAVTSVMAGFMALEVYRLIIGTGDRTHEPATEIMLWEGLDGSIRRFPLTKVPTCRGPHGRVLKSEA
- a CDS encoding aminopeptidase P family protein; the protein is MPSSSLPLRERPVAVRKALRDQSLDGFILPRGDGYLGEYVAPSDERLAWLTGFTGSAGLAIVLEDKACVFSDGRYTAQMEEQVPHDLWERRHITLDPPQQWLGDHAAGKRIGYDPRLVSPDQLAAWQPREQAPEAQTRFVAVEMNPVDLVWQDRPTPPASIVTPQPLELAGESSAGKRQKIARELRNAGQAAMILADCTSIAWLFNLRGQDLEMLPVAQGYALLMADGQAALFMDPTRFSQGGDWLEEGIEVYPPQELKKHLHAFTGQKVRLDPATTPAWFVEQLEAGGVTPVLAPDLCTLPKALKNPVEQEGHRKAQALDGIAMARFLSWLTQHGIGESETALAAQLNDFRRAAPECAGLSFETISGVGPNGASPHYRAEAGKDRVLTPNSVYLVDSGGQYHFGTTDITRTVWLGEAGAQPPQHVRNAFTRVLKGHIALARARFPAGTPGYRLDTLARAALWEAGLDYDHGTGHGIGSYLSVHEGPQSISPAPRPTALQAGMILSNEPAYYEPGAFGIRIENLLLVRENDVKGPRGPFLEFETLSYTPIDRQLIDTALLTPQERRWVDAYHAETWRRVSPHLEGKERQWLETACAPL